Proteins from one Streptosporangium becharense genomic window:
- a CDS encoding DUF397 domain-containing protein: protein MDDLTRELSTAEWRKSTLSGDDGSDCVEVAVLSTGHRALRDSKNRTGPALLLTPGQWTAFLTGVRNGDFA, encoded by the coding sequence ATGGACGACCTGACCCGGGAACTCAGCACAGCCGAGTGGCGTAAGTCCACCCTCTCCGGTGACGACGGAAGCGACTGCGTCGAAGTCGCGGTGCTCTCCACCGGCCACCGGGCCCTGCGCGACAGCAAGAACCGCACCGGCCCCGCCCTCCTGCTCACCCCCGGCCAGTGGACCGCCTTCCTGACCGGCGTGAGGAACGGCGACTTCGCCTGA
- a CDS encoding ATP-binding protein — MSPETYREIHLTGDHASPARARDEVRRWLGEEHPAYEAVRLVVSELVTNAVLHARYGITGPSGAGPLVLRLVAYGGLLRVEVSDAGLAAGGPRVRAEPAGLLAESGRGLAIVAALSGGSWGHRSHGREPGRTVWCEVPARPSPPEESPPAEAAAAHEPSDAVTLAGGSCR, encoded by the coding sequence ATGAGTCCGGAGACGTACAGAGAAATCCACCTGACCGGTGACCACGCGTCACCCGCACGGGCCCGGGACGAGGTCCGCCGATGGCTGGGGGAGGAGCATCCCGCCTACGAGGCCGTACGGCTGGTCGTCTCCGAGTTGGTGACCAACGCCGTCCTGCACGCCCGGTACGGGATCACGGGGCCTTCCGGGGCCGGTCCGCTGGTCCTGCGGCTGGTGGCGTACGGCGGCCTGCTGCGCGTCGAGGTCTCGGACGCGGGCCTGGCGGCCGGTGGCCCGCGCGTCCGCGCGGAACCGGCGGGTCTCCTCGCGGAGAGCGGCCGGGGGCTGGCGATCGTCGCCGCGCTGTCCGGCGGAAGCTGGGGGCACCGCTCGCACGGGCGGGAACCGGGCCGGACGGTGTGGTGCGAGGTCCCGGCACGGCCGTCGCCCCCGGAGGAATCGCCTCCTGCGGAGGCGGCTGCGGCGCACGAGCCGAGCGATGCCGTCACTCTCGCGGGAGGATCGTGCCGGTGA
- a CDS encoding helix-turn-helix domain-containing protein: protein MSIHLEPDPSISPRIQFGTELRKLRLSAGLTQRKLCAAIHLSISQLSMIENGHRPPTLDLARRMDEAMGSGTALTDLLDRLNRAAAQLPRWFRPWLDFEREAEALRMWACLMIPGLLQTEDYARAILSRRPGSAAGQVEEHVTARMNRQEILKRAVPPLLWVILDEGVLHRPIAGPEVMKGQFERLLQDSENLHISIQILPYSAQNVLGLLGSFTIADPPRGKHPAAYIDSQSLEDRVSDRPDDLKNLAFRYDSIRADALPRRESLNMIKETIRRWTT, encoded by the coding sequence ATGAGCATCCACCTGGAACCGGACCCGTCAATCTCTCCGCGCATTCAATTCGGTACGGAACTCCGCAAACTCCGACTTTCCGCAGGATTAACCCAGAGAAAGCTCTGCGCCGCGATCCATCTGTCGATCAGCCAGCTGAGCATGATCGAGAACGGCCATCGCCCGCCGACCCTGGACCTGGCCCGCAGGATGGACGAGGCCATGGGTTCGGGCACCGCGCTCACGGACCTGCTCGACCGCCTGAACCGCGCGGCGGCCCAGCTCCCCCGCTGGTTCCGCCCCTGGCTCGACTTCGAACGCGAGGCGGAGGCGCTGCGCATGTGGGCGTGTTTGATGATCCCCGGCCTGCTTCAGACCGAGGACTACGCACGGGCCATCCTGAGCCGCAGGCCGGGCAGCGCCGCCGGACAGGTCGAGGAACACGTCACCGCCCGGATGAACCGGCAGGAGATCCTGAAGCGGGCCGTGCCCCCACTGCTCTGGGTCATTCTGGACGAGGGTGTTCTCCATCGGCCCATAGCCGGACCCGAGGTGATGAAGGGGCAGTTCGAACGCCTTCTTCAGGACAGCGAAAACCTGCATATATCCATACAGATCCTTCCCTACTCAGCGCAGAACGTGCTTGGCTTACTGGGAAGCTTCACCATCGCGGATCCACCGAGGGGAAAACATCCCGCGGCCTATATCGACTCCCAAAGTCTGGAAGACCGGGTGAGCGACCGGCCCGACGACCTGAAAAACCTCGCATTCAGATACGACTCGATCCGGGCGGACGCGCTGCCCCGGCGCGAGTCACTCAACATGATCAAGGAGACGATACGGCGATGGACGACCTGA